In Ostrea edulis chromosome 10, xbOstEdul1.1, whole genome shotgun sequence, one genomic interval encodes:
- the LOC125666844 gene encoding uncharacterized protein LOC125666844, protein MRKFLVLLIIGMVLVETFARQKRNADNGDKDDDNKSKNDDDDKNNGDDSNKGGRDRRNADDGGNSKASKESKESKEKDDGR, encoded by the exons ATGAGGAAATTTCTTGTTCTTCTGATCATCGGCATGGTGTTGGTGGAAACCTTTGCCAGACAGA AACGAAATGCTGACAATGGAGATAAAGACGATGATAACAAAAGCAAAAATGACGATGATGACAAGAATAATGGAGATGACAGTAATAAGGGAGGGCGGGACAGGAGAAACGCAGATGACGGCGGCAACAGTAAGGCGAGTAAGGAGAGTAAGGAGAGCAAGGAGAAAGATGATGGGAGATAA